The following coding sequences are from one Mustela lutreola isolate mMusLut2 chromosome 5, mMusLut2.pri, whole genome shotgun sequence window:
- the CAPSL gene encoding calcyphosin-like protein isoform X5 — MAGTARHDREMAIQAKKKLTTATDPIERLRLQCLARGSAGIKGLGRVFRIMDDNNNRTLDFKEFVKGLNDYAVVMEKEEAEELFRRFDKDGNGTIDFNEFLLTLRPPMSRARKEVIMQAFRKLDKTGDGVITIEDLREVYNAKHHPKYQNGEWTEEQVFRKFLDNFDSPYDKDGLGWTPPIWQAKQVPAMPSL, encoded by the exons ATGGCAGGGACAGCACGGCACGATCGGGAGATGGCAATCCAGGCCAAGAAAAAGCTCACCACGGCCACTGACCCCATTGAAAGACTCCGACTGCAGTGCCTGGCCCGGGGCTCCGCAGGCATCAAAGGACTCGGCAG agTGTTTCGAATTATGGATGACAATAACAACCGAACTCTTGACTTCAAAGAATTTGTGAAAGGGCTAAATGATTATGCCGTGGTCATGgaaaaggaagaggcagaagagctCTTCCGGAGGTTTGATAAAGATGGAAACGGAACAATAGACTTCAATGAATTTCTTCTTACATTAAGA CCTCCAATGTCTAGAGCCAGAAAAGAGGTAATTATGCAAGCTTTTAGGAAGTTAGACAAGACCGGAGATGGAGTTATAACAATTGAAGATCTTCGTGAGGTATATAACGCCAAACACCACCCTAAGTACCAGAATGGAGAATGGACGGAGGAGCAAGTATTCAGGAAGTTTCTGGATAACTTTGATTCACCCTATGACAAAGATGGATTG
- the CAPSL gene encoding calcyphosin-like protein isoform X4: protein MAGTARHDREMAIQAKKKLTTATDPIERLRLQCLARGSAGIKGLGRVFRIMDDNNNRTLDFKEFVKGLNDYAVVMEKEEAEELFRRFDKDGNGTIDFNEFLLTLRPPMSRARKEVIMQAFRKLDKTGDGVITIEDLREVYNAKHHPKYQNGEWTEEQVFRKFLDNFDSPYDKDGLVTPEEFMNYYAGGWTPPIWQAKQVPAMPSL, encoded by the exons ATGGCAGGGACAGCACGGCACGATCGGGAGATGGCAATCCAGGCCAAGAAAAAGCTCACCACGGCCACTGACCCCATTGAAAGACTCCGACTGCAGTGCCTGGCCCGGGGCTCCGCAGGCATCAAAGGACTCGGCAG agTGTTTCGAATTATGGATGACAATAACAACCGAACTCTTGACTTCAAAGAATTTGTGAAAGGGCTAAATGATTATGCCGTGGTCATGgaaaaggaagaggcagaagagctCTTCCGGAGGTTTGATAAAGATGGAAACGGAACAATAGACTTCAATGAATTTCTTCTTACATTAAGA CCTCCAATGTCTAGAGCCAGAAAAGAGGTAATTATGCAAGCTTTTAGGAAGTTAGACAAGACCGGAGATGGAGTTATAACAATTGAAGATCTTCGTGAGGTATATAACGCCAAACACCACCCTAAGTACCAGAATGGAGAATGGACGGAGGAGCAAGTATTCAGGAAGTTTCTGGATAACTTTGATTCACCCTATGACAAAGATGGATTG GTGACCCCTGAGGAGTTTATGAACTACTATGCAGGG
- the CAPSL gene encoding calcyphosin-like protein isoform X2 — protein sequence MAGTARHDREMAIQAKKKLTTATDPIERLRLQCLARGSAGIKGLGRVFRIMDDNNNRTLDFKEFVKGLNDYAVVMEKEEAEELFRRFDKDGNGTIDFNEFLLTLRPPMSRARKEVIMQAFRKLDKTGDGVITIEDLREVYNAKHHPKYQNGEWTEEQVFRKFLDNFDSPYDKDGLVTPEEFMNYYAGVSASIDTDVYFIVMMRTAWKL from the exons ATGGCAGGGACAGCACGGCACGATCGGGAGATGGCAATCCAGGCCAAGAAAAAGCTCACCACGGCCACTGACCCCATTGAAAGACTCCGACTGCAGTGCCTGGCCCGGGGCTCCGCAGGCATCAAAGGACTCGGCAG agTGTTTCGAATTATGGATGACAATAACAACCGAACTCTTGACTTCAAAGAATTTGTGAAAGGGCTAAATGATTATGCCGTGGTCATGgaaaaggaagaggcagaagagctCTTCCGGAGGTTTGATAAAGATGGAAACGGAACAATAGACTTCAATGAATTTCTTCTTACATTAAGA CCTCCAATGTCTAGAGCCAGAAAAGAGGTAATTATGCAAGCTTTTAGGAAGTTAGACAAGACCGGAGATGGAGTTATAACAATTGAAGATCTTCGTGAGGTATATAACGCCAAACACCACCCTAAGTACCAGAATGGAGAATGGACGGAGGAGCAAGTATTCAGGAAGTTTCTGGATAACTTTGATTCACCCTATGACAAAGATGGATTG GTGACCCCTGAGGAGTTTATGAACTACTATGCAGGGGTGAGCGCGTCCATTGACACGGATGTGTATTTCATTGTCATGATGAGAACTGCCTGGAAGCTCTAA